In a genomic window of Styela clava chromosome 11, kaStyClav1.hap1.2, whole genome shotgun sequence:
- the LOC120334474 gene encoding uncharacterized protein LOC120334474 isoform X1: MEFSQNFSVNEVVSFLKEKILVTSEIEHMIQKEQINGQTLLDLNDSDLRTLGFSTIRAVKEMQRLIMQCKNEANGPSVMLCLEEPPFANLHGKILQFSGGCDVIGHLNENGYLRRRDQKIFTNICVEILVSEAVKRGYKKNYPPSALKVDLAKSIVEEFPKLKLKLEGTTGYGHYYDPLRGSGFIENKLKTLRKQMAIEDKMYKKQKRSHSTYASSSSFESSEDADTSGSTVELDASLLEDDSPILKKIKWLKETTPNKDNKAEIYNIMKESHDYRRLEIQLKPMTLTDILEKYPRFCDAYEGGLIDCEFEMNYPECKKFMEIFPPLIQKILKMDQDCVQCDDDGLKSLLVLSKILPPLNTKGRKGQEQWALFKFQGAGCNVGYYAETRPPSLRQPFLLVIGPKSHPEEFFLILDKKVVPVGNSSLLAFYRLFASFWIFGIEYYEKLATFFNFFEAILFGMDPKPSVASLLAALDFV; this comes from the exons ATggaattttctcaaaatttttctgTGAATGAAGTGGTGTCATTTCTCAAAGAGAAGATTTTAGTAACATCCGAAATTGAACACATGATTCAAA AGGAGCAAATTAATGGCCAAACTCTGCTGGATTTGAATGATAGCGATTTAAGGACTCTTGGATTCTCAACAATTCGTGCCGTGAAGGAAATGCAACGACTCATAATGCAATGCAAAAACGAAGCAAATGGCCCAAGTGTCATGTTGTGCCTAGAGGAGCCACCT TTTGCCAATCTTCATGGAAAGATTCTCCAGTTTTCAGGGGGTTGTGATGTTATTGGACATTTGAATGAGAATGGGTATCTTAGACGAAGAGATCAGAAAATATTTACGAACATTTGTGTGGAAATATTAGTTTCTGAAGCTGTTAAGAGAGGatacaaaaaaaa cTACCCGCCATCTGCATTGAAAGTTGATCTCGCAAAATCAATTGTCGAGGAATTTCCAAAGCTGAAGTTAAAGTTAGAGGGAACAACCGGATAT GGCCATTATTATGATCCTCTTCGTGGTTCCGGCTTTATAGAAAACAAGCTCAAAACTTTACGAAAACAAATGGCAATAGAAGATAAGAtgtataaaaaacaaaagagaAGCCACTCAACATATGCAAGTAGTTCCAGTTTTGAGAGTAGCGAAGATGCTGACACCAGTGGGAGTACTGTTGAACTGGATGCCTCACTTCTGGAAGACGATAGCCCTATACTGAAAAAG ATTAAATGGCTGAAAGAAACCACACCTAACAAGGACAATAAGGCagaaatatataacataatgAAGGAAAGTCATGACTATCGTAGGCTTGAAATACAGCTGAAGCCTATGACCTTAACTGACATTTTAGAAAAGTACCCAAGGTTCTGTGATGCTTATGAGGGTGGATTG ATTGACTGTGAATTTGAGATGAATTACCCGGAGTGTAAGAAGTTTATGGAAATTTTTCCACCACTCATTCAAAAAATTCTTAAAATGGATCAGGATTGTGTTCAGTGTGATGATG ATGGACTAAAGAGTCTTCTAGTTCTATCGAAGATTTTGCCACCTCTCAACACAAAGGGGAGGAAAGGACAAGAGCAGTGGGCATTATTTAAGTTTCAAGGG GCCGGCTGCAACGTTGGATATTATGCTGAAACCAGGCCTCCATCATTGAGACAGCCATTTTTATTGGTCATTGGTCCGAAATCTCATCCTGAGGAATTCTTCTTAATTCTTGACAAGAAAGTGGTGCCAGTTGGAAATTCATCATTGCTGGCTTTTTATAGACTGTTCGCTTCGTTTTGGATTTTTGGAATTGAGTACTATGAAAAACTGGCaactttcttcaatttttttgaagcTATTCTTTTCGGCATGGATCCCAAACCTTCAGTGGCCTCATTGTTGGCTGCATTGGACtttgtgtaa
- the LOC120334474 gene encoding uncharacterized protein LOC120334474 isoform X3 has product MEFSQNFSVNEVVSFLKEKILVTSEIEHMIQKEQINGQTLLDLNDSDLRTLGFSTIRAVKEMQRLIMQCKNEANGPSVMLCLEEPPFANLHGKILQFSGGCDVIGHLNENGYLRRRDQKIFTNICVEILVSEAVKRGYKKNYPPSALKVDLAKSIVEEFPKLKLKLEGTTGYGHYYDPLRGSGFIENKLKTLRKQMAIEDKMYKKQKRSHSTYASSSSFESSEDADTSGSTVELDASLLEDDSPILKKIKWLKETTPNKDNKAEIYNIMKESHDYRRLEIQLKPMTLTDILEKYPRFCDAYEGGLIDCEFEMNYPECKKFMEIFPPLIQKILKMDQDCVQCDDGRLQRWILC; this is encoded by the exons ATggaattttctcaaaatttttctgTGAATGAAGTGGTGTCATTTCTCAAAGAGAAGATTTTAGTAACATCCGAAATTGAACACATGATTCAAA AGGAGCAAATTAATGGCCAAACTCTGCTGGATTTGAATGATAGCGATTTAAGGACTCTTGGATTCTCAACAATTCGTGCCGTGAAGGAAATGCAACGACTCATAATGCAATGCAAAAACGAAGCAAATGGCCCAAGTGTCATGTTGTGCCTAGAGGAGCCACCT TTTGCCAATCTTCATGGAAAGATTCTCCAGTTTTCAGGGGGTTGTGATGTTATTGGACATTTGAATGAGAATGGGTATCTTAGACGAAGAGATCAGAAAATATTTACGAACATTTGTGTGGAAATATTAGTTTCTGAAGCTGTTAAGAGAGGatacaaaaaaaa cTACCCGCCATCTGCATTGAAAGTTGATCTCGCAAAATCAATTGTCGAGGAATTTCCAAAGCTGAAGTTAAAGTTAGAGGGAACAACCGGATAT GGCCATTATTATGATCCTCTTCGTGGTTCCGGCTTTATAGAAAACAAGCTCAAAACTTTACGAAAACAAATGGCAATAGAAGATAAGAtgtataaaaaacaaaagagaAGCCACTCAACATATGCAAGTAGTTCCAGTTTTGAGAGTAGCGAAGATGCTGACACCAGTGGGAGTACTGTTGAACTGGATGCCTCACTTCTGGAAGACGATAGCCCTATACTGAAAAAG ATTAAATGGCTGAAAGAAACCACACCTAACAAGGACAATAAGGCagaaatatataacataatgAAGGAAAGTCATGACTATCGTAGGCTTGAAATACAGCTGAAGCCTATGACCTTAACTGACATTTTAGAAAAGTACCCAAGGTTCTGTGATGCTTATGAGGGTGGATTG ATTGACTGTGAATTTGAGATGAATTACCCGGAGTGTAAGAAGTTTATGGAAATTTTTCCACCACTCATTCAAAAAATTCTTAAAATGGATCAGGATTGTGTTCAGTGTGATGATG GCCGGCTGCAACGTTGGATATTATGCTGA
- the LOC120334474 gene encoding uncharacterized protein LOC120334474 isoform X2 gives MEFSQNFSVNEVVSFLKEKILVTSEIEHMIQKEQINGQTLLDLNDSDLRTLGFSTIRAVKEMQRLIMQCKNEANGPSVMLCLEEPPFANLHGKILQFSGGCDVIGHLNENGYLRRRDQKIFTNICVEILVSEAVKRGYKKNYPPSALKVDLAKSIVEEFPKLKLKLEGTTGYGHYYDPLRGSGFIENKLKTLRKQMAIEDKMYKKQKRSGSTVELDASLLEDDSPILKKIKWLKETTPNKDNKAEIYNIMKESHDYRRLEIQLKPMTLTDILEKYPRFCDAYEGGLIDCEFEMNYPECKKFMEIFPPLIQKILKMDQDCVQCDDDGLKSLLVLSKILPPLNTKGRKGQEQWALFKFQGAGCNVGYYAETRPPSLRQPFLLVIGPKSHPEEFFLILDKKVVPVGNSSLLAFYRLFASFWIFGIEYYEKLATFFNFFEAILFGMDPKPSVASLLAALDFV, from the exons ATggaattttctcaaaatttttctgTGAATGAAGTGGTGTCATTTCTCAAAGAGAAGATTTTAGTAACATCCGAAATTGAACACATGATTCAAA AGGAGCAAATTAATGGCCAAACTCTGCTGGATTTGAATGATAGCGATTTAAGGACTCTTGGATTCTCAACAATTCGTGCCGTGAAGGAAATGCAACGACTCATAATGCAATGCAAAAACGAAGCAAATGGCCCAAGTGTCATGTTGTGCCTAGAGGAGCCACCT TTTGCCAATCTTCATGGAAAGATTCTCCAGTTTTCAGGGGGTTGTGATGTTATTGGACATTTGAATGAGAATGGGTATCTTAGACGAAGAGATCAGAAAATATTTACGAACATTTGTGTGGAAATATTAGTTTCTGAAGCTGTTAAGAGAGGatacaaaaaaaa cTACCCGCCATCTGCATTGAAAGTTGATCTCGCAAAATCAATTGTCGAGGAATTTCCAAAGCTGAAGTTAAAGTTAGAGGGAACAACCGGATAT GGCCATTATTATGATCCTCTTCGTGGTTCCGGCTTTATAGAAAACAAGCTCAAAACTTTACGAAAACAAATGGCAATAGAAGATAAGAtgtataaaaaacaaaagaga AGTGGGAGTACTGTTGAACTGGATGCCTCACTTCTGGAAGACGATAGCCCTATACTGAAAAAG ATTAAATGGCTGAAAGAAACCACACCTAACAAGGACAATAAGGCagaaatatataacataatgAAGGAAAGTCATGACTATCGTAGGCTTGAAATACAGCTGAAGCCTATGACCTTAACTGACATTTTAGAAAAGTACCCAAGGTTCTGTGATGCTTATGAGGGTGGATTG ATTGACTGTGAATTTGAGATGAATTACCCGGAGTGTAAGAAGTTTATGGAAATTTTTCCACCACTCATTCAAAAAATTCTTAAAATGGATCAGGATTGTGTTCAGTGTGATGATG ATGGACTAAAGAGTCTTCTAGTTCTATCGAAGATTTTGCCACCTCTCAACACAAAGGGGAGGAAAGGACAAGAGCAGTGGGCATTATTTAAGTTTCAAGGG GCCGGCTGCAACGTTGGATATTATGCTGAAACCAGGCCTCCATCATTGAGACAGCCATTTTTATTGGTCATTGGTCCGAAATCTCATCCTGAGGAATTCTTCTTAATTCTTGACAAGAAAGTGGTGCCAGTTGGAAATTCATCATTGCTGGCTTTTTATAGACTGTTCGCTTCGTTTTGGATTTTTGGAATTGAGTACTATGAAAAACTGGCaactttcttcaatttttttgaagcTATTCTTTTCGGCATGGATCCCAAACCTTCAGTGGCCTCATTGTTGGCTGCATTGGACtttgtgtaa